A window from Candidatus Delongbacteria bacterium encodes these proteins:
- the eno gene encoding phosphopyruvate hydratase encodes MFDIVDVHAREVLDSRGNPTVEVDVTLSGGAFGSAIVPSGASTGQFEACELRDGDKKRYLGKGVLKAVENVNDILMPELLGMDAASQVEIDRMMCALDGTPTKKKLGANAILGCSMAVASAASEASGLPLFQYLGGVHAHILPVPMMNVLNGGAHSDNNVDLQEYMIQPRGAATFAEALRMGAETFHALKKVLQTKKYATAVGDEGGYSPNLKNNREPLDLIVEAIKAAGYKPGKDIFITLDPAASEFYDAKKKRYVLKGEDRVLTSKEMVDYWAELVDAYPIVSIEDGMAENDWDGWRLMTDKLGKQIQLVGDDLFVTNVKCLQMGLDKGVANAILIKVNQIGTITETLDTMRLAARHGYRSVISHRSGETEDTSIADLAVATGAGQIKTGSLSRTDRIAKYNQLLRIEESLGDAAVYAGTEAR; translated from the coding sequence ATGTTCGATATCGTCGATGTCCATGCCCGTGAGGTCCTGGATTCCCGCGGCAACCCCACCGTCGAGGTGGACGTCACCCTCTCCGGCGGCGCCTTCGGTTCCGCCATCGTCCCCAGCGGCGCCTCCACCGGCCAGTTCGAGGCCTGCGAGCTGCGCGACGGCGACAAGAAGCGCTACCTGGGCAAGGGCGTGCTCAAGGCCGTCGAAAACGTCAACGACATCCTGATGCCCGAGCTGCTGGGCATGGACGCCGCCAGCCAGGTCGAGATCGACCGGATGATGTGCGCGCTGGACGGCACGCCCACCAAGAAGAAGCTGGGCGCCAACGCCATTCTCGGCTGCTCCATGGCCGTGGCCAGCGCCGCCTCCGAGGCCTCCGGCCTGCCGCTCTTCCAGTACCTGGGCGGAGTGCATGCCCACATCCTGCCCGTCCCGATGATGAACGTGCTCAACGGCGGCGCCCACAGCGACAACAATGTGGACCTGCAGGAGTACATGATCCAGCCGCGTGGCGCGGCCACGTTCGCCGAGGCCCTGCGCATGGGCGCCGAGACCTTCCACGCGCTGAAGAAGGTCCTGCAGACCAAGAAGTACGCCACGGCCGTGGGCGACGAGGGCGGCTACAGCCCCAATCTGAAGAACAACCGCGAGCCCTTGGACTTGATCGTCGAGGCCATCAAGGCCGCCGGCTACAAGCCCGGCAAGGACATCTTCATCACCCTGGATCCGGCCGCCAGCGAGTTCTACGACGCCAAGAAGAAGCGCTATGTGCTCAAGGGCGAGGACCGCGTCCTGACTTCCAAGGAAATGGTGGACTACTGGGCCGAGCTGGTGGACGCCTATCCCATTGTCTCCATCGAAGACGGCATGGCCGAAAACGACTGGGACGGCTGGAGGCTGATGACGGACAAGCTGGGCAAACAGATCCAACTGGTGGGCGACGACCTCTTCGTCACCAACGTCAAGTGTCTGCAGATGGGCCTGGACAAGGGCGTGGCCAACGCCATCCTGATCAAGGTGAACCAGATCGGCACCATCACCGAGACCCTGGACACCATGCGTCTGGCGGCCCGGCACGGCTACCGCAGCGTGATCAGCCATCGCTCGGGCGAGACCGAAGACACATCCATCGCCGACCTGGCGGTGGCCACGGGCGCCGGCCAGATCAAGACCGGGTCCCTCAGCCGCACCGATCGCATCGCCAAGTACAACCAGCTCCTGCGCATCGAGGAGTCCCTGGGAGACGCGGCGGTCTATGCGGGAACGGAGGCCCGTTAG
- the purB gene encoding adenylosuccinate lyase has product MDHARDRYENPLLGRYASAEMSHIFSPDHKFRTWRRLWIVLAEVERELGLPIREEQLDELRATADDINHAEAEERERITRHDVMSHVHAWGLQCPQAAGIIHLGATSAYVGDNTDLIQLREGLRLLRTRLLRVIARLAAFSRRWKELPTLGFTHFQPAQPVTVGKRAALWLQDLMLDFEDLEHRLANLRFLGSKGTTGTQASFLQLFDGDEDKVRRLDAEITRRMGFERDYAVCGQTYPRKEDARVLDWLAGLARSAHRITTDLRLLQHLKEVEEPFEQDQIGSSAMAYKRNPMRSERVGSLAKYLMALPQGVGMTAATQWFERTLDDSAQKRLAVPEAFLCADAILLILENVFSGLVVYPEVIRRHLDAELPFMVTETILMEGVKRGGDRQQLHEAIRQLSLRAARRVKEEGLENNLLDLLAEDSRIPFTLADLQVLCNPRTFTGRAASQVEDYLKSEVDPLLAAEAEALVGGAEDLRV; this is encoded by the coding sequence ATGGACCACGCCCGCGACCGCTATGAGAATCCCTTGTTGGGCCGCTACGCCAGCGCCGAGATGAGCCACATCTTCAGCCCGGACCACAAGTTCCGCACCTGGCGCCGCCTGTGGATCGTGCTGGCCGAGGTGGAACGTGAGCTGGGTCTGCCCATCCGCGAGGAGCAGTTGGACGAGCTGCGCGCCACGGCGGACGACATCAACCACGCCGAGGCCGAGGAGCGCGAGCGGATCACCCGACACGACGTGATGAGCCACGTGCACGCCTGGGGCCTGCAGTGCCCGCAGGCGGCGGGGATCATCCACCTGGGGGCCACCAGCGCCTACGTGGGCGACAACACCGACCTGATCCAGCTGCGCGAAGGCCTGCGCCTGCTGCGCACCCGCCTGTTGCGAGTGATCGCCCGGCTGGCGGCCTTCTCCCGGCGCTGGAAGGAGCTGCCCACCCTGGGCTTCACGCATTTCCAGCCCGCCCAGCCGGTGACGGTGGGCAAGCGCGCGGCCCTCTGGCTGCAGGATCTGATGCTGGACTTCGAGGACCTGGAACACCGGTTGGCCAACCTGCGCTTCCTGGGTTCCAAGGGCACCACGGGCACCCAGGCCAGTTTCCTGCAGCTCTTCGACGGCGACGAGGATAAGGTGCGCCGGCTGGACGCGGAGATCACCCGCCGGATGGGCTTCGAGCGCGACTACGCCGTCTGCGGCCAGACCTATCCGCGCAAGGAGGACGCCCGCGTGCTGGACTGGCTGGCCGGACTGGCCCGCAGCGCGCACCGGATCACTACGGACCTGCGCCTGCTCCAGCACCTGAAGGAGGTGGAGGAGCCCTTCGAGCAGGACCAGATCGGCTCCAGCGCCATGGCCTATAAGCGCAACCCCATGCGCAGCGAACGGGTGGGCAGCCTGGCCAAGTACCTGATGGCCCTGCCCCAGGGCGTGGGCATGACCGCCGCCACCCAGTGGTTCGAGCGCACGCTGGACGATAGCGCCCAGAAGCGTCTGGCCGTGCCCGAGGCTTTCCTCTGCGCGGACGCCATCCTGCTGATTTTGGAGAATGTCTTCAGCGGGCTGGTGGTCTACCCGGAGGTGATTCGCCGCCACCTGGACGCCGAACTGCCCTTCATGGTCACGGAGACCATTCTGATGGAAGGCGTGAAGCGCGGCGGCGACCGCCAGCAGCTCCACGAGGCCATCCGCCAGCTCAGCCTGCGCGCCGCGCGCCGGGTGAAGGAGGAGGGGCTGGAGAACAACCTGCTGGACCTATTGGCCGAGGACTCGCGCATTCCCTTCACCCTGGCCGACCTGCAGGTGCTTTGCAACCCACGCACCTTCACCGGCCGAGCCGCCAGCCAGGTGGAAGACTACCTGAAGAGCGAGGTGGACCCCCTGTTGGCCGCCGAGGCCGAAGCATTGGTGGGCGGCGCCGAGGATTTGAGGGTCTAG
- a CDS encoding metal-dependent transcriptional regulator codes for MTEAMDDTLKALYQLGEEPDPAHPRRVATGELAEALGVSAPTVCSMLKRLAALEPPLAESERHGGARLTEAGRRLALGVLRRHRLLETFLQRELGYAWDEVHEEADRLEHAVSERFCEALARRLGGPATDPHGEPIPASDGSLESPLELPLSQLAAGVPARVRRVTCRDGELLRYLAARGLQPGARLVLLAREPFGGSLKLRVEETVTELGPAAGAVVFLALPDGEDA; via the coding sequence ATGACCGAAGCGATGGACGACACCCTCAAGGCCCTCTACCAGCTCGGCGAGGAGCCCGATCCCGCCCACCCGCGCCGCGTGGCGACGGGGGAACTGGCCGAGGCGCTGGGCGTCAGCGCGCCCACGGTTTGCTCCATGCTCAAGCGGCTGGCTGCGCTGGAACCGCCGCTGGCGGAAAGCGAGCGTCACGGCGGCGCGCGCCTGACGGAGGCCGGCCGGCGGCTGGCGCTGGGTGTGCTGCGCCGGCACCGCCTGCTGGAGACCTTTCTGCAGCGCGAGCTGGGCTACGCCTGGGACGAGGTGCACGAGGAGGCCGACCGGCTGGAGCACGCGGTCAGCGAGCGCTTCTGCGAGGCCCTGGCCCGGCGGCTGGGCGGACCGGCGACGGATCCCCACGGGGAGCCCATCCCCGCCTCCGACGGCAGTCTGGAATCGCCCCTTGAGCTTCCGCTCTCCCAGCTGGCCGCTGGCGTGCCGGCCCGCGTGCGCCGGGTGACCTGCCGGGACGGCGAGTTGCTGCGCTATCTGGCCGCCCGCGGCCTGCAGCCCGGCGCGCGGCTGGTGCTGCTGGCCCGCGAGCCCTTCGGCGGCTCGCTCAAATTGCGCGTGGAAGAGACGGTGACGGAGCTGGGACCCGCGGCGGGCGCCGTGGTCTTTCTGGCCCTGCCCGACGGGGAGGACGCATGA
- a CDS encoding zinc ABC transporter substrate-binding protein → MRRAAWWLGLLWLAWTGCAPGRDGDDGRLRVVCTTGMITDLATRVGGGQIVCQGLMGPGVDPHLYKATAGDVERLSRADLVLYNGLHLEARLAEVFAHLPGARSAALGERLPGAAPLLGPDGHAPDPHIWFDVSLWSLVARRIGEELAAADSANAAGYRARAAALGDSLLALHAEILTRVSQLPPERRLLVTAHDAFQYFGRAYGFEVRGLQGISTAAEAGARDVQALATLLVERRVPAIFVESSVPRRTLEAVLEAARARGAHVRLGGELFSDALGDGGTPEGTYAGMVRHNVDTILGALEEQP, encoded by the coding sequence ATGAGACGCGCCGCCTGGTGGCTGGGCCTGTTGTGGCTGGCCTGGACGGGCTGCGCCCCGGGACGGGACGGCGACGACGGCCGGCTGCGCGTGGTCTGCACCACGGGCATGATCACGGACCTGGCCACGCGCGTCGGCGGCGGGCAGATCGTCTGCCAGGGCCTGATGGGCCCTGGCGTGGATCCTCACCTCTACAAGGCCACGGCCGGCGACGTGGAGCGCCTGAGCCGCGCCGACCTGGTCCTCTACAATGGCCTGCATCTGGAAGCCCGGCTGGCGGAGGTCTTCGCGCATCTTCCGGGCGCCCGCTCCGCCGCGCTGGGCGAGCGGCTACCGGGCGCCGCCCCGCTGCTGGGGCCGGACGGGCACGCGCCGGATCCGCACATCTGGTTCGACGTCTCGCTGTGGAGCCTGGTGGCCCGGCGCATCGGCGAGGAACTGGCCGCCGCGGATTCCGCCAACGCCGCCGGCTATCGAGCCCGGGCCGCGGCCCTGGGGGATTCGCTGCTCGCGCTGCACGCGGAGATCCTGACCCGCGTGTCCCAGTTGCCGCCGGAGCGACGCCTGCTGGTGACGGCCCACGACGCCTTCCAGTATTTCGGACGCGCCTACGGCTTCGAAGTGCGCGGCCTGCAGGGGATCTCCACCGCGGCGGAGGCGGGGGCGCGGGACGTCCAGGCCTTGGCCACCCTGCTGGTGGAGCGGCGCGTGCCGGCCATCTTCGTCGAGTCCTCCGTGCCGCGGCGCACGCTGGAGGCCGTGCTGGAGGCCGCCCGCGCCCGCGGCGCCCATGTTCGGCTGGGCGGCGAGCTGTTCTCCGACGCCCTGGGGGACGGCGGCACGCCGGAAGGCACCTATGCCGGCATGGTGCGGCACAATGTGGACACCATCCTCGGCGCCCTGGAGGAGCAACCATGA
- a CDS encoding metal ABC transporter ATP-binding protein encodes MNEPGSLAVEIRDLTVAYRERPVLWDVDLDVPVGVLMALVGPNGAGKTTLLRSILGQVTPASGSIRVLGGTLAEARQRIAYVPQRGRVDWDFPVSVEDVVRMGTYGRLGWLRRPGAAERRTAREALERVGMSDFARRQISQLSGGQQQRTFLARALAQGGELLILDEPFQGVDARTERAIVDLLQELRGQGRTILVVHHDLQTVPDYFDQVALLNVQLVAAGPVALVFHEANLRLTYGGRARDPERLPLSAPVAS; translated from the coding sequence ATGAACGAACCCGGTTCTCTGGCGGTGGAAATCCGCGACCTGACCGTGGCCTACCGCGAGCGGCCCGTGCTCTGGGACGTGGATCTGGACGTGCCCGTCGGCGTGCTGATGGCCCTGGTGGGACCCAACGGCGCCGGCAAGACCACGCTGCTGCGCTCAATCCTGGGGCAGGTGACGCCCGCCTCGGGCAGCATCCGCGTGCTGGGCGGGACGCTGGCGGAGGCGCGCCAGCGCATCGCCTACGTGCCTCAGCGGGGCCGCGTGGACTGGGACTTCCCCGTCTCCGTGGAGGACGTTGTGCGGATGGGCACTTACGGCCGGCTGGGCTGGCTGCGCCGTCCCGGGGCGGCCGAACGGCGCACGGCCCGCGAAGCGCTGGAGCGCGTGGGGATGAGCGACTTCGCCCGCCGCCAGATCAGCCAGCTCTCCGGCGGGCAGCAGCAGCGCACCTTCCTGGCCCGGGCCCTGGCCCAGGGCGGCGAGCTGCTCATCCTGGACGAACCCTTCCAGGGCGTGGACGCCCGGACGGAGCGCGCCATCGTCGACCTGCTGCAGGAGTTGCGCGGCCAGGGTCGCACCATCCTGGTCGTGCATCACGACCTGCAGACCGTGCCCGACTACTTCGACCAGGTGGCCCTGCTCAACGTGCAGCTGGTGGCGGCGGGGCCGGTGGCCTTGGTCTTCCACGAGGCCAACCTGCGTCTGACCTACGGCGGCCGCGCCCGGGATCCGGAGCGCCTGCCCCTGTCCGCGCCGGTGGCGTCGTGA
- a CDS encoding iron chelate uptake ABC transporter family permease subunit yields the protein MIQLDHMARVVLTGCALIGLTGGALGTFVVLRRQSLVGDVVSHAALPGIVLAFWLTGSRSTPALAAGAALAGLIGMLAASWILRRTLLREDGVLGLVLSSFFGLGLMGLTWIQRQPDAAQAGLDRYLFGNAATLLSQDLAWMAGAALLVAGTLALLWKEFSLLAFDADFAAQLGWPVRQLDLILTLLTVVVIVLGLQTVGVVLMSTLLIAPAVAARQWTDRLGRMTLLAGGLGALAGVLGGAGSLAFARLPTGPAIVLAASGLVLLSLGLGTRGGWLWSGLRRRRLRREGGEALLHG from the coding sequence GTGATCCAGCTAGACCACATGGCTCGTGTGGTGCTGACGGGCTGCGCGCTCATCGGCCTGACTGGCGGCGCGCTGGGGACTTTCGTGGTGCTGCGCCGGCAGAGCCTGGTGGGGGACGTGGTCTCCCACGCGGCCTTGCCGGGCATCGTGCTGGCCTTCTGGCTGACGGGCAGCCGCTCCACGCCGGCTCTGGCCGCCGGGGCGGCCCTGGCGGGGCTGATCGGCATGCTGGCCGCCAGCTGGATCCTGCGCCGCACGCTGCTGCGCGAGGACGGCGTGCTGGGCCTCGTGCTGTCCTCCTTCTTCGGGCTGGGCCTGATGGGACTGACCTGGATCCAGCGCCAGCCCGACGCCGCGCAGGCCGGACTGGACCGCTACCTCTTCGGCAACGCGGCGACCCTGCTGAGCCAGGATCTGGCCTGGATGGCCGGCGCCGCCCTGCTGGTGGCGGGCACGCTGGCGCTGCTGTGGAAGGAATTCTCGCTGTTGGCCTTCGACGCGGACTTCGCCGCCCAATTGGGCTGGCCCGTGCGCCAGCTGGACCTGATCCTCACGCTGCTGACGGTGGTGGTGATCGTGCTGGGCCTGCAGACCGTGGGCGTGGTGCTGATGAGCACGCTGCTCATCGCGCCGGCGGTGGCGGCCCGGCAGTGGACGGACCGTCTGGGGCGGATGACCCTGCTGGCCGGCGGACTGGGTGCCCTGGCCGGCGTGCTGGGCGGCGCGGGCAGCCTGGCTTTCGCCCGCCTGCCCACGGGACCGGCCATCGTGCTGGCGGCCTCGGGTTTGGTGCTGTTGTCACTGGGGCTGGGAACGCGGGGCGGCTGGCTGTGGAGCGGGTTGCGCCGGCGGCGGCTGCGGCGGGAAGGTGGGGAGGCGCTGCTCCATGGCTAA
- a CDS encoding metal ABC transporter permease has protein sequence MSPAAELQWIAAVAALACALPGGFLLLRRQALLSDALSHSVLLGIVVAFFLLGSLDSPWLAAGASLSGLLMVLLVDLLQRGGRVKEDAALGLVFPLLFSVAVILISRWAGHIHLDTDAVLLGELAFAPFRRLEWLGLDLPVALWQMGGLLLLNLGFLLLFWKELSLSAFDSLLAGSLGFRPALLHTLELGLLSLTCVAAFDAVGSVLVVALIVTPAVTARLLSDRLPSYFVWAALVAVLSSQLGWRLAVWLDASIAGSMAVAGGLLFTAALLFSPRRGWVAGLRRERAQRRQFARRLLVIHLHNHEGTPQEAEECRLAHLSEHLNWSAEIARERVGLCLESGWVSRDGERLSLTAAGRAAAQQALEELPLQLAGAREEGLLCPWPAPRI, from the coding sequence ATGAGCCCCGCCGCGGAACTGCAGTGGATCGCCGCCGTGGCGGCCCTGGCCTGTGCCCTGCCCGGGGGCTTCCTCCTGCTGCGCCGCCAGGCCCTGCTCAGCGACGCGCTGAGCCACAGCGTGCTGCTGGGCATCGTGGTGGCCTTCTTCCTGCTGGGCAGCCTGGATTCCCCCTGGCTGGCGGCAGGCGCCAGCCTGAGCGGCCTGCTGATGGTGCTGCTGGTGGACCTGCTGCAGCGGGGCGGGCGCGTCAAGGAGGACGCCGCCCTGGGGCTGGTCTTTCCGCTGCTGTTCAGCGTCGCCGTCATCCTGATCAGCCGCTGGGCCGGCCACATCCACCTGGACACGGACGCCGTGCTGCTGGGCGAACTGGCCTTCGCGCCTTTCCGGCGCCTGGAGTGGCTCGGCCTCGACCTGCCCGTCGCCCTCTGGCAGATGGGCGGCCTGCTGCTGCTCAACCTGGGCTTTCTGCTGCTCTTCTGGAAAGAGCTGTCGCTCTCGGCCTTCGACTCCCTGCTCGCCGGCAGCCTGGGCTTTCGTCCCGCTCTGCTGCACACGCTGGAGCTGGGCCTGCTCTCGCTGACCTGCGTGGCGGCCTTCGACGCCGTGGGCTCGGTGCTGGTGGTGGCGCTGATCGTCACGCCCGCCGTGACGGCGCGACTCCTCAGTGACCGTCTGCCCTCGTACTTTGTCTGGGCCGCGCTGGTGGCCGTGTTGTCGTCGCAACTGGGCTGGCGGCTGGCGGTCTGGCTGGACGCCAGCATCGCGGGCTCCATGGCCGTGGCCGGGGGTCTGCTGTTCACGGCGGCCCTGCTCTTCTCGCCGCGGCGCGGCTGGGTGGCGGGCCTGCGTCGCGAGCGCGCCCAGCGGCGGCAGTTCGCGCGCCGCCTGCTGGTCATCCACCTGCACAACCACGAGGGCACGCCGCAGGAGGCGGAGGAATGCCGCCTCGCCCACTTGAGCGAGCATCTGAACTGGAGCGCGGAGATCGCGCGGGAGCGTGTCGGTCTCTGCCTGGAGAGCGGCTGGGTGAGCCGGGACGGCGAGCGCTTGAGCTTGACGGCGGCAGGCCGGGCGGCCGCGCAGCAGGCGCTGGAGGAATTGCCCCTGCAGCTGGCCGGCGCGCGCGAGGAAGGCCTGCTCTGCCCCTGGCCCGCCCCGCGAATCTGA
- a CDS encoding aldo/keto reductase family protein, with amino-acid sequence MEMSYRPLGRCGTKVSTFGLGGWTTFGGSLKEQALVDRLLALAFERGVNFFDTADIYAKGACELSMGQALASLPRHRLVLASKLFWPMSADPNDRGLSRKHILESVEKSLKRLGTDYLDIYFCHRFDSETPVLETVRAMDDLVRQGKILYWGTSEWSGGRIREAHRLAAEWRCHGPQVEQPQHSLLARGRFEHDVLPACLELGMGSVLWSPLASGLLSGKYDDGIPAGSRLDNPGFEWLKNTLLKPDTLERVRRFGAVCAGRGLSRSQVALAWAADRFGVSSVILGATSEAQLLENLAALELQLDGGLRAELDAIFPDTLQATD; translated from the coding sequence ATGGAGATGAGTTACCGGCCCCTGGGCCGCTGCGGCACCAAGGTCAGCACCTTCGGGCTGGGCGGCTGGACCACGTTCGGCGGCTCGCTCAAGGAGCAGGCGCTGGTGGATCGTCTGCTGGCCCTGGCCTTCGAGCGCGGCGTGAATTTTTTCGACACGGCGGACATCTACGCCAAGGGCGCCTGTGAGCTGTCCATGGGCCAGGCCTTGGCCAGCCTGCCGCGCCACCGGCTGGTGCTGGCCTCCAAACTCTTCTGGCCCATGAGCGCGGATCCCAACGATCGCGGCCTCTCGCGCAAGCACATCCTGGAGTCCGTGGAGAAGAGCCTCAAGCGCCTGGGCACGGACTACCTGGACATCTACTTCTGCCACCGCTTCGACAGCGAAACTCCCGTGCTGGAGACCGTGCGCGCCATGGACGACCTGGTGCGGCAGGGCAAGATCCTCTACTGGGGCACCAGCGAGTGGAGCGGCGGGCGGATCCGCGAGGCGCACCGCCTGGCCGCGGAGTGGCGCTGTCACGGGCCGCAGGTGGAGCAGCCCCAGCACTCGCTGCTGGCGCGCGGCCGTTTCGAGCACGACGTCCTGCCCGCCTGCCTGGAGTTGGGGATGGGCAGCGTGCTCTGGAGTCCGCTGGCCAGCGGCCTGCTGAGCGGAAAGTATGACGACGGGATTCCGGCCGGCAGCCGGCTGGACAACCCTGGCTTCGAGTGGCTGAAGAACACCCTTCTCAAGCCCGACACCCTGGAGCGCGTGCGGCGCTTCGGCGCGGTCTGCGCCGGGCGCGGCCTCTCGCGCAGCCAGGTGGCGCTGGCCTGGGCGGCGGACCGCTTCGGCGTCTCCAGCGTGATCCTGGGCGCCACCAGCGAAGCCCAACTGCTGGAGAATCTCGCC